In the Sus scrofa isolate TJ Tabasco breed Duroc chromosome 7, Sscrofa11.1, whole genome shotgun sequence genome, one interval contains:
- the LOC100158121 gene encoding histone H2A type 1, with translation MSGRGKQGGKARAKAKTRSSRAGLQFPVGRVHRLLRKGNYAERVGAGAPVYLAAVLEYLTAEILELAGNAARDNKKTRIIPRHLQLAIRNDEELNKLLGKVTIAQGGVLPNIQAVLLPKKTESHHKAKGK, from the coding sequence ATGTCGGGCCGCGGAAAACAAGGTGGCAAGGCTCGTGCCAAAGCCAAGACTCGGTCTTCGCGGGCCGGCCTCCAATTCCCCGTCGGCCGAGTGCACCGTTTGCTCCGAAAAGGCAACTACGCCGAGCGAGTCGGTGCCGGCGCACCAGTGTACTTGGCGGCGGTGCTGGAGTACCTGACGGCTGAGATCCTGGAGCTGGCAGGCAACGCGGCTCGCGACAACAAGAAGACCCGCATTATCCCGCGCCACCTGCAGCTGGCCATCCGCAACGATGAGGAGCTCAATAAACTGCTGGGCAAAGTTACCATCGCGCAGGGCGGCGTCCTGCCCAACATCCAGGCTGTGCTCTTGCCCAAAAAGACGGAGAGCCACCACAAGGCCAAGGGCAAGTAA